GACGGCCATAGCGCGGATCGTCCGGCGACAGGATCGGCCCCTGCGGATAGGCCGGCTGCTGCGCGGAGGATGACTGGTAACCGGGCTGCGGCGGGCCGGGCTGCTGGAAGCCGGGCGGCGACAGTGAGCCGTCGCCGCGATCGCCGACGCGGTCGAAATCCGGCGCACGGTCCTGCTGGTAGGGATCGGGCTGCTGCTGCCCATAATAACCGGGCTGCTGATAGGTCTGGGCCTGCGCGGCTGGAACTCCGGCCACGCCTGCGGCCAGCACCAGAAGGCTCATCGAAAGGCGGTTGGACATCATGCCCCTATGATAGTGCGAAGCGGACACCGTATCGTTAATGCAATCGCTCACGATAGCGGCACATTCAAGACATGAACCAAAAAAGCCCTGCCGTGCTGACTTTTTTGCGACACTCCGGAACACAAAATCGCTATCCACCGTGAATTCGGGCCGCCAGCGGGTTTTCGGCGGCGCGCCCGCCGATCCGGGGCTATCCTTGGATCATCCTGATTCGACGGTAGTTTTTGGGCCATACGCCGCATGGCCCATCACACCATCACTCAGGCAAGGACTTTGGCTCTCGATTTCGCGCTCCGCTGGCAGGATACGATCGCACCATGCTTCCCGGGTTCCGGCTTTTGGCGATCACGGTGGCCCTTGCGGCATCCGTACTGGTTTTCGGCCTGGGCGCGGCGGCACTTCTGCGCGCGACCCATGAGGAATTCGCCGCCGCTCCGCTGCGGAATCTGCAAGCCCCCGCCTCCAGCTTCATCGCCGAGACGCCGACGCTCGCGATGTTGCAGGTCGAGCCCCCCGCCGCCGAGCCGCCGGCTTCGCAGCCGGTAGACCCTGCTCCGGCCCCTGCGCCCACGCCCTTGACGGAAACCGAACCGGCGACGCCGGAAGACGAAGCGGCCATCCCGCGTATCGTCATTCCGGACCCGCCACCGATTCCCCTGACCGACGCCATCACCACGGCCAGCATCGAGGCCCAGCCGCAACCTGTAGCCAAGCCTGCGGCCGCACCGGCATCGGCCATCAAGACCAGAGCCGTCGCGCGCAAGCGCGCAGCGATCCGCGCCAAGGCGCGCGCCCGCGCCCGCGCGCATCATCATTACCGCCGCCGCGTCGTTCGCCCCGCCCCGCCACCCGTGGAGCCCAGTTTCTTCCCGCTGTTCGAGCCGGCATCGACGACCGCGGCAGCGCCCGCGCCAACCGTCGCCGGCACCCTGCCGCCGCGCCGGTAGCATCATCGCCGCGCCAGGCAACCGCTCAGCGGATCATTGTCCTGCTCTCAAGGCTTGCCGGTTGCGACCGGCGGGCCGTCGGGCAATCCCCACTCCGCCCATGAGCCGTCATAGAGCGCGCTGTCCACACCGAGACGCGCCAGCGCCAGCGACAGCACACCGGCCGTCACGCCCGAACCGCATGACGTGACGATGGGACGAGCGAGATCGGCATGCGCCGAGATAAATATCTTTTGCAATTCGCTCACGCGGCGCATCTCGCCGGTCGCCGGATCGATCAGATCGGTGAACGGCACGTTGAGGCTGCCGGGAATGCGGCCCGGGCGGCGGCCGGGCCAAGGCTCGGGCGCGGTGCCTTCATAGCGCTCGCGCGAGCGCGCATCGATCACCTGCTCGGCGCAAATCTCGACATTCTTCCGGATATCTTCAAGGCCGCGGACGCGCTTGTCATCGAGCCGCGCCTGAAAGGTTTTCGGCGCGGGCGTCACCGAGGCGCTCTCGACCGCGCCGCTCTCGGACATCCATTTCTTCAATCCGCCGTC
The nucleotide sequence above comes from [Pseudomonas] carboxydohydrogena. Encoded proteins:
- the sseA gene encoding 3-mercaptopyruvate sulfurtransferase; amino-acid sequence: MSDPLVSTSWLREHLIDPDVRIVDAAYRMPAMRPPAAAEEYAARHVPGAVFFDVDVIADRSSSLPHMLPSPEQFARDVGGLGIGNDDLVVIYDRGDYMGAPRAWWMFGVFGHQRVKVLDGGLKKWMSESGAVESASVTPAPKTFQARLDDKRVRGLEDIRKNVEICAEQVIDARSRERYEGTAPEPWPGRRPGRIPGSLNVPFTDLIDPATGEMRRVSELQKIFISAHADLARPIVTSCGSGVTAGVLSLALARLGVDSALYDGSWAEWGLPDGPPVATGKP